One Actinoplanes missouriensis 431 DNA segment encodes these proteins:
- a CDS encoding IPT/TIG domain-containing protein, translating into MRFAPGGSGDSTLAAYDAFSVTSCDDVTATAEGLDEPGRTLYASAGAACSAAFRDRPDLWAQAEDGLRRLESADPADFECFDDDARAMLAALVRIHHQSPGTRIVTAPEDSTAPTTCPRITAVEPDHGSLAGGETVVVTGVNLQEAESVDFGVTSVAAVPGPGGTTATVVTPAGDDPGWIDVSVSGYSWASIGAYEYREPSVTAAGSGSPVPEGG; encoded by the coding sequence GTGCGTTTCGCGCCGGGCGGGTCGGGCGACTCGACCCTTGCCGCCTACGACGCCTTCTCGGTGACCTCCTGCGACGACGTCACCGCGACCGCCGAAGGGCTGGACGAGCCGGGCCGCACGCTCTATGCGAGCGCCGGCGCCGCCTGCTCCGCGGCGTTCCGCGATCGCCCGGACCTCTGGGCGCAGGCGGAGGACGGCCTGCGGCGACTGGAGTCCGCCGACCCCGCGGATTTTGAGTGCTTCGACGACGACGCCCGAGCGATGCTGGCCGCGCTGGTGCGGATCCACCACCAATCACCGGGTACGAGGATCGTGACCGCGCCCGAGGACTCCACCGCTCCGACGACGTGCCCGCGGATCACGGCGGTGGAGCCCGATCACGGCTCCCTGGCCGGCGGTGAGACGGTCGTCGTCACCGGGGTCAACCTGCAGGAGGCGGAGAGTGTCGACTTCGGGGTGACCAGCGTCGCGGCGGTGCCCGGCCCCGGCGGCACCACCGCGACCGTGGTCACCCCGGCCGGCGACGACCCGGGATGGATCGACGTCTCGGTGTCCGGTTACTCCTGGGCGTCGATCGGCGCCTACGAATACCGGGAACCATCGGTGACGGCGGCCGGCAGCGGCAGCCCTGTACCGGAGGGTGGCTGA
- a CDS encoding nuclear transport factor 2 family protein — MSSPRETFLKLVHGVCDGPYEELADLYAEQTLVTHPFHPLDAPPLHSRRELHEHFTAPPLITRTLNRKPVDIVIHETADPEVIVAEFAYQGRVEETGEEFTVPCVFVMRIRDGLIVESRDYIHHIASARARGQLDSLLHALRPQEDAS; from the coding sequence ATGAGCAGCCCGCGCGAAACCTTTCTCAAACTGGTACACGGTGTCTGCGACGGCCCGTACGAGGAGTTGGCCGACTTGTACGCCGAACAGACGCTGGTCACACACCCGTTTCATCCACTCGACGCACCGCCGTTGCACAGCCGCAGGGAACTGCACGAGCACTTCACCGCGCCGCCTCTGATCACCCGGACGCTGAACCGTAAACCGGTCGACATTGTGATCCATGAAACCGCCGACCCGGAAGTGATTGTTGCCGAGTTCGCCTATCAGGGACGAGTCGAAGAGACGGGCGAGGAGTTCACGGTGCCGTGCGTCTTTGTGATGCGCATCCGTGATGGGCTGATTGTCGAGTCGCGAGACTATATCCACCATATCGCCAGTGCACGGGCCCGCGGTCAGCTCGATAGCCTCCTGCACGCACTCCGGCCACAAGAAGACGCTTCCTGA
- a CDS encoding NADP-dependent oxidoreductase: MRGVVAAALGGPEVLQVTELPDPEAEPGQVVVRIRAVCVHPADLAATTGRIPGGPVQPPFSPGWDIAGEVVAAGPGATDLGVGDRVVGMIPWYLTRGTPGGYAELVAADTDWLVRLPDELDFVSAATVPLNAQTAHQGLSLMSPAGGSILITGASGGVGGFATRLALRAGFRVVAQASHDDEQWVRGLGAHEVIPRSVDLASVGPVGAVFDAVPLGEAAAAAVEDGGVVVTTRPTPPIDPARGVRQEVQLIRLDRELLAELVGQVASGQLSTRVAATMPLTEAAAAHRRVLAGGLRGKLVLTVG, translated from the coding sequence ATGCGGGGAGTCGTCGCGGCCGCGCTCGGCGGTCCTGAGGTGTTGCAGGTGACGGAGTTGCCCGACCCCGAGGCGGAGCCCGGTCAGGTGGTGGTCCGGATCCGCGCGGTCTGTGTGCACCCAGCCGACCTCGCCGCCACCACCGGGCGGATTCCCGGCGGGCCCGTGCAGCCGCCGTTCTCGCCCGGGTGGGACATCGCCGGCGAGGTGGTCGCGGCCGGCCCCGGCGCGACGGACCTCGGGGTGGGTGATCGTGTCGTCGGGATGATCCCGTGGTACCTGACGCGGGGTACGCCCGGTGGCTATGCCGAGCTCGTGGCCGCCGACACGGACTGGTTGGTGCGGCTGCCGGACGAGCTCGACTTCGTGTCCGCGGCCACGGTGCCGCTCAACGCCCAGACGGCACACCAGGGGCTGTCGCTGATGTCGCCGGCCGGTGGCAGCATCCTGATCACCGGTGCCAGCGGTGGTGTCGGCGGCTTCGCCACCCGGCTCGCCCTCCGCGCCGGCTTCCGTGTCGTGGCCCAGGCAAGCCACGACGACGAGCAATGGGTACGGGGTCTCGGCGCTCACGAGGTGATTCCCCGTTCCGTCGATCTGGCCTCGGTGGGGCCGGTGGGCGCGGTGTTCGACGCGGTCCCGCTCGGCGAGGCCGCGGCCGCTGCCGTCGAGGACGGGGGAGTCGTGGTGACGACCCGGCCCACGCCGCCCATCGATCCGGCACGTGGCGTGCGCCAGGAGGTGCAGCTCATCCGGCTCGACCGCGAACTGCTGGCCGAGCTGGTGGGGCAGGTGGCGTCAGGGCAGCTGAGCACGCGCGTGGCGGCCACGATGCCGTTGACCGAAGCGGCCGCCGCCCACCGGCGGGTGCTGGCGGGCGGGCTGCGCGGAAAGCTCGTGCTGACGGTGGGCTGA
- a CDS encoding sensor histidine kinase, whose product MTNQLARLIAGRRRLLGWAAVLILVVLGELVMLTWALSALTLSLLWITAPLFTGAVLANRALAGHRRAWLDRELGMPVADGYRPLPATGWWARFTTALRDPATWRDMRWMLVDMTAGLVLLAVPVIAFAAGALSLTLPLLWLLLPDGAALDYPFGATVEDTVDAVTIGVPWGIACLAVFWLFTPVVMRAYGRLTAALLRPGDRWLLTERVEHLASSRAQTVDAQAGELRRIERDLHDGAQAHLVALGMSLGMVENLVRHDPAARELLAEARAHNAQAISELRALITGLRPQVLNDRGLIGAVESLALRIPLPIDIELDVPGRLPEPVETAAYFTISEALANTVKHSGATRAWVRGSWADDMLRLQVGDNGRGGAVVRPGGGLDGIRQRLAAFDGVLTPAPDPVSGTTLVIEVPVPSP is encoded by the coding sequence ATGACGAACCAACTGGCGCGCCTGATCGCCGGCCGGCGGCGGTTGCTCGGCTGGGCTGCCGTCCTGATCCTCGTGGTGCTGGGCGAGCTGGTGATGCTGACCTGGGCGCTGTCCGCGCTGACGCTCTCTCTCTTGTGGATCACGGCTCCGCTGTTCACCGGCGCGGTCCTCGCGAACCGTGCGCTGGCCGGCCACCGGCGCGCCTGGCTGGACCGCGAGCTGGGCATGCCGGTCGCCGACGGTTACCGGCCGCTGCCCGCCACCGGCTGGTGGGCACGGTTCACCACCGCGCTGCGTGACCCCGCCACGTGGCGTGACATGCGCTGGATGCTCGTCGACATGACGGCCGGGCTGGTGCTGCTGGCCGTACCGGTGATCGCCTTCGCCGCCGGGGCGCTCAGCCTCACTCTGCCGCTGCTGTGGCTGTTGCTGCCGGACGGCGCCGCGCTGGACTACCCCTTCGGCGCGACGGTGGAGGACACCGTCGACGCGGTCACCATCGGCGTGCCGTGGGGCATCGCCTGTCTGGCCGTCTTCTGGCTGTTCACCCCGGTGGTGATGCGGGCGTACGGCCGGCTGACCGCGGCCCTGCTGCGTCCCGGCGACCGATGGCTGCTCACCGAGCGGGTGGAACACCTGGCCTCCAGCCGGGCGCAGACCGTCGACGCCCAGGCCGGCGAGCTGCGCCGCATCGAACGTGATCTCCACGACGGCGCCCAGGCCCACCTGGTGGCGCTCGGCATGAGCCTGGGCATGGTGGAGAACCTGGTCCGTCATGACCCGGCCGCGCGGGAGCTGCTCGCCGAGGCGCGGGCCCACAACGCCCAGGCGATCTCCGAGCTGCGTGCGCTGATCACCGGCCTCCGCCCGCAGGTGCTCAACGACCGCGGTCTGATCGGAGCGGTCGAGTCGCTGGCCCTCCGCATCCCGCTGCCGATCGACATCGAGCTCGACGTGCCGGGCCGGCTGCCCGAGCCGGTCGAGACGGCGGCCTACTTCACGATCTCCGAGGCGCTGGCCAACACGGTCAAGCACAGCGGCGCGACCCGGGCCTGGGTGCGCGGGAGCTGGGCGGACGACATGCTGCGCCTGCAGGTCGGTGACAACGGTCGCGGTGGCGCGGTGGTCCGCCCCGGTGGCGGCCTGGACGGCATCCGGCAGCGGCTGGCCGCCTTCGACGGCGTCCTGACGCCGGCCCCGGACCCGGTGAGCGGCACCACGCTGGTCATCGAGGTGCCGGTGCCGTCGCCGTAG
- a CDS encoding MMPL family transporter: MRKRQVTVRIARWSAKRPWTAIGLWTLFVAVCLGAMSMGFTLATPTEIGQGESGRAAQTLDDKSMVPATVENILISADGGTFDRAAATRAATAVRDRARGLAEVESVGEAVPARDGASLLVPVTLSGDPVTADQRIQPVLGVVEEVRADFPALRIDQAGAASIQAGINDQLGADFVKAEVLSIPVTLIIMMVAFGAIIAAGVPVLLALTSVGAAMGLWAICSQVMPDPGQVPNMILLMGMAVGVDYSLFYLKRARQERARGAGPIDAIEIAAATSGHSVVVSGLAVIVSMAALYLSNDLIFSSLATGSILVVAVAVVGSLTVLPALLAKLGRWIDKPRVPILWRINGRNSEPRLWPALLRPVLRHPAITLVLSVAALLAMAFPALDLQLKSADIDDYPRSIPALSAYDRVTEAFPAKGTSHEVVVTAEAGDASAVEAALVRLTDRAQTSDLFAPEQDPQPRTSADGTVHVINLATPYPANTAEAERSVRLLRDELIPATVGQVGGARTDVGGEVANSIDYSANVAAKLPWVVGLVLLLTFIVMIVSFRSVVVGLVALLVNLLSAAAAFGLLVAIFQNEWAEGILDFRSNGAIVSWIPLFLFVVLFGLSMDYHVFVVSSIKEAAQTGVSIRQAVSEGISRSAGIVTSAAIVMVSVFAIFATLSLIEFKQLGLGLALAVLLDALVIRGIVLPALMTLLGRGNWWPGKLPVAPSAPPDRRRRPDALPAGRGVKSSHLTDGGAHDAGHHGG, encoded by the coding sequence TTGAGAAAGCGACAGGTCACCGTACGAATCGCCCGGTGGAGCGCCAAGCGCCCGTGGACCGCCATCGGGCTGTGGACCCTGTTCGTGGCGGTCTGCCTCGGCGCCATGTCGATGGGCTTCACCCTGGCCACTCCCACGGAGATCGGCCAGGGCGAGTCAGGCCGCGCCGCGCAGACGCTCGACGACAAGTCGATGGTTCCGGCGACGGTCGAGAACATCCTGATCAGCGCCGATGGGGGAACCTTCGACCGGGCGGCGGCGACCCGTGCCGCCACCGCGGTGCGAGACAGAGCGCGCGGCCTGGCCGAGGTCGAGTCGGTCGGTGAGGCCGTTCCCGCACGCGACGGTGCGTCGTTGCTCGTCCCGGTCACCCTGTCCGGCGACCCGGTCACCGCCGACCAGCGCATCCAGCCGGTGCTCGGCGTGGTGGAGGAGGTGCGCGCCGACTTCCCGGCGCTGCGCATCGACCAGGCCGGTGCGGCTTCCATCCAGGCCGGCATCAACGACCAGCTGGGCGCCGACTTCGTCAAGGCCGAGGTGCTCAGCATCCCGGTCACCCTGATCATCATGATGGTGGCCTTCGGTGCGATCATCGCCGCCGGTGTGCCGGTGCTGCTCGCCCTCACCTCGGTCGGCGCGGCGATGGGCCTGTGGGCGATCTGCTCCCAGGTCATGCCCGACCCCGGCCAGGTGCCCAACATGATCCTGCTGATGGGTATGGCAGTCGGGGTCGACTACTCGCTGTTCTATCTGAAGCGGGCGCGACAGGAACGGGCCCGCGGCGCCGGCCCGATCGACGCCATCGAGATCGCCGCCGCCACCTCCGGGCACTCCGTGGTCGTCTCCGGCCTCGCGGTCATCGTGTCGATGGCAGCGCTCTACCTCTCCAACGACCTCATCTTCAGCTCCCTGGCCACGGGTTCCATCCTGGTCGTCGCGGTGGCCGTGGTGGGCTCGCTGACCGTGCTGCCGGCCCTGCTCGCCAAGCTGGGCCGCTGGATCGACAAGCCGCGGGTGCCGATCCTCTGGCGCATCAACGGCCGCAACAGCGAGCCGCGGCTGTGGCCGGCGCTGCTGCGCCCGGTGCTGCGGCACCCGGCCATCACCCTGGTGCTGTCCGTCGCTGCGTTGCTGGCGATGGCGTTCCCCGCCCTCGACCTGCAGCTGAAGTCCGCGGACATCGACGACTACCCGCGCTCGATCCCGGCGCTCTCCGCCTACGACCGGGTCACCGAGGCGTTCCCGGCGAAGGGCACCAGCCACGAGGTCGTCGTCACCGCCGAGGCGGGCGACGCGTCCGCCGTCGAGGCGGCGCTGGTCCGGCTGACCGACCGGGCGCAGACCTCCGACCTGTTCGCACCCGAGCAGGACCCGCAGCCGCGCACCTCGGCCGACGGTACGGTCCATGTGATCAACCTGGCCACGCCGTACCCGGCCAACACCGCTGAGGCGGAGCGTTCGGTGCGGCTGCTGCGTGACGAGCTGATCCCCGCCACGGTGGGGCAGGTCGGTGGCGCTCGCACCGACGTCGGCGGCGAGGTGGCCAACAGCATCGATTACTCGGCCAACGTCGCGGCGAAGCTGCCGTGGGTGGTCGGGCTGGTGCTGCTGCTCACCTTCATCGTGATGATCGTGTCGTTCCGCTCGGTGGTGGTCGGCCTGGTCGCTCTGCTGGTCAACCTGCTGTCGGCGGCGGCAGCGTTCGGGTTGCTCGTGGCGATCTTCCAGAACGAGTGGGCCGAGGGCATCCTGGACTTCCGGTCCAACGGGGCGATCGTCTCCTGGATCCCGCTCTTCCTGTTCGTCGTTCTGTTCGGGCTGTCGATGGACTACCACGTCTTCGTGGTCAGCTCGATCAAGGAAGCCGCGCAGACCGGCGTCAGCATCCGGCAGGCGGTCTCCGAGGGGATCAGCCGCTCGGCCGGCATCGTGACCAGCGCGGCGATCGTCATGGTCTCGGTGTTCGCCATCTTCGCGACGCTGAGCCTGATCGAGTTCAAGCAGCTCGGTCTCGGCCTGGCCCTGGCCGTCCTGCTGGACGCCCTGGTGATCCGGGGAATCGTCCTGCCGGCACTGATGACGCTGCTCGGGCGCGGTAACTGGTGGCCGGGCAAGCTGCCGGTCGCGCCGTCAGCACCTCCTGATCGGCGACGGCGTCCGGACGCGCTGCCCGCTGGACGGGGGGTGAAGAGCAGTCACTTGACTGACGGCGGCGCTCACGATGCCGGGCACCATGGTGGTTGA
- a CDS encoding C45 family autoproteolytic acyltransferase/hydolase, which translates to MRQEHKTFQAIEVGDGGDGRWAAHARGLWREMEGLLTEEGRTPEGADRVRALFRAHMPELVPVLERLAGQLDRPEADVFLTHAALRPFSQACTQIGRNGTLLRNYDLRPDQCEGTIVSSCFLRPVIGMQDMLWGLLDGMNDAGLAVSLTWGGRSVYGGGFAVLIVVRYLLETCDTVDEAVGRLRSLPIAVPQNLTLVDPAKEVTVFVGPDMPPTVAPDACAANHQHLPVTDEQERTMRTQERLRAIRAAGTDVAAMLKPPLYRSADEQGSRTLYTAHYRPVDGRVTYYWPGESWQQSFGDFTPGSRTVTLGRAAVGAGGDRLDLPPS; encoded by the coding sequence GTGCGGCAGGAGCACAAGACCTTTCAGGCGATCGAGGTCGGCGACGGCGGCGACGGGCGATGGGCCGCTCACGCCCGGGGCCTGTGGCGGGAGATGGAGGGTCTGCTGACCGAGGAGGGCCGGACCCCGGAGGGCGCGGATCGTGTGCGGGCGCTGTTCCGTGCGCACATGCCGGAGCTGGTCCCGGTTCTGGAGCGCCTGGCCGGCCAGCTCGACCGGCCGGAGGCGGACGTCTTCCTCACCCACGCGGCTCTGCGGCCGTTCTCCCAGGCGTGCACCCAGATCGGCCGGAACGGCACTCTGCTGCGCAACTATGACCTGCGGCCCGATCAGTGCGAAGGGACCATCGTCTCCTCCTGCTTCCTGCGCCCCGTCATCGGGATGCAGGACATGCTGTGGGGCTTGCTGGACGGGATGAACGACGCCGGTCTCGCGGTCTCGCTCACCTGGGGCGGACGTTCCGTCTACGGAGGCGGTTTCGCTGTTCTCATCGTGGTGCGCTACCTGCTGGAGACGTGCGACACCGTCGACGAGGCGGTCGGCAGGCTGCGATCTCTGCCGATCGCCGTCCCCCAGAATCTCACCCTTGTCGATCCCGCCAAGGAGGTGACGGTGTTCGTGGGGCCGGACATGCCACCGACGGTGGCGCCGGATGCCTGCGCCGCCAACCACCAGCACCTGCCGGTGACCGACGAGCAGGAACGGACCATGCGGACGCAGGAGCGGCTGCGGGCCATCCGCGCCGCGGGCACGGACGTGGCGGCGATGCTGAAGCCGCCGCTGTACCGATCCGCCGACGAGCAGGGGTCGAGAACGCTCTACACAGCTCACTACCGGCCCGTCGACGGCCGGGTGACCTACTACTGGCCCGGTGAGTCCTGGCAACAGTCCTTCGGCGACTTCACACCCGGATCCCGCACCGTGACGCTGGGCCGGGCCGCTGTCGGTGCTGGCGGTGACCGGCTGGATCTGCCGCCGTCCTGA
- a CDS encoding VanW family protein, with translation MTATLPAKDPLSRGAVYTARPRRRYGWLAAAGVLVLILAVAAVVLSKRRPAVVPAGRTVAGVEVGGLSERQLRGVIESTVRSRVEQPITVRLSGARRTFTLEPVAAGVRLDVDATVRATLSGASSAVMTVDTAALRAVLARHDRAAVDTRVELAAPATRLDDKGDASFTASTAGVERKAGTDGWSVDTTAAVAALTAAAGSGRPEATIPTTRRPAGTQPANLAGVDQLIGSFTTYHGCCQPRVTNIHLIARTVDGTVVAPGATFSLNERVGERTRAKGYLPAPAIVAGQLHDELGGGISQFSTTLYNAVWFAGLPSLKHQPHTKYISRYPAGREATLDWGNIENIFRNDTSAPIVIRARTTATSVTVALYGHTGDRRVDSVTGPRTPVGPDGGFSVSVTRTVHDNDRETGTTTTHWTYNGLD, from the coding sequence GTGACCGCAACTCTTCCGGCGAAAGATCCGCTCTCCCGCGGCGCGGTCTACACGGCCCGGCCGCGCCGGCGCTACGGCTGGCTCGCCGCAGCGGGGGTGCTGGTGCTGATCCTGGCTGTCGCGGCGGTGGTCCTGTCGAAACGCCGTCCCGCCGTGGTCCCGGCCGGCCGTACCGTCGCCGGGGTCGAGGTCGGTGGCCTGAGTGAGCGACAGCTCCGCGGGGTGATCGAGTCCACGGTCCGGTCCCGGGTCGAGCAACCGATCACGGTACGGCTCAGCGGCGCCCGCCGAACCTTCACCCTCGAGCCGGTGGCGGCCGGCGTCCGGCTCGACGTGGACGCGACGGTCCGAGCAACCCTGTCCGGGGCGAGCTCCGCGGTGATGACCGTGGACACCGCCGCGTTGCGCGCGGTGCTGGCTCGCCACGACCGGGCCGCCGTCGACACGCGTGTCGAACTGGCGGCCCCCGCCACGCGCCTGGACGACAAGGGTGACGCGTCGTTCACCGCCTCCACCGCGGGCGTCGAGCGGAAGGCCGGCACCGACGGCTGGTCCGTCGACACCACGGCCGCTGTGGCGGCGCTCACCGCGGCGGCCGGATCCGGCCGTCCCGAGGCGACCATCCCCACCACCCGGCGACCGGCCGGAACGCAACCGGCGAACCTGGCGGGAGTGGACCAGCTGATCGGCTCGTTCACCACGTACCACGGCTGCTGCCAGCCGCGGGTCACCAACATCCACCTCATCGCGCGGACGGTCGACGGCACCGTGGTCGCGCCGGGCGCGACGTTCTCCCTCAACGAGCGGGTCGGTGAACGTACCCGGGCCAAGGGTTATCTGCCCGCACCGGCCATCGTCGCAGGCCAACTGCACGACGAGCTCGGCGGCGGGATCTCCCAGTTCTCCACCACGCTGTACAACGCCGTCTGGTTCGCCGGGCTGCCCAGCCTGAAACACCAGCCGCACACGAAATACATCTCCCGCTACCCGGCCGGGCGGGAGGCCACCCTCGACTGGGGCAACATCGAGAACATCTTCCGCAACGACACTTCGGCGCCGATCGTCATCCGCGCCCGGACCACGGCGACGTCGGTGACGGTCGCCCTCTACGGCCACACCGGTGACCGCCGGGTCGACTCGGTCACCGGCCCGCGCACCCCGGTCGGTCCCGACGGCGGGTTCTCCGTGAGCGTCACCCGCACCGTTCACGACAACGACCGCGAAACCGGCACGACGACGACGCACTGGACCTACAACGGCCTCGACTGA
- a CDS encoding response regulator transcription factor translates to MNPGDHRRGETVRVVLGEDLALLRHGLIRMLESSGFDVIAWADNGPDLKAALIEHRPDVAVVDVRMPPDRTDDGLRAAIEARAVVPRLPVLVLSQFVEPLYAKELLSDGQGAVGYLLKDRVLEVDQFIEAVQRVAAGGTAMDPEVIAQLLTGRSRERSLEPLSPREREVLSLMAEGRSNVAVARRLFITEKAVAKHINNIFTKLGLHLSEGDNRRVLAVLAYLGG, encoded by the coding sequence ATGAACCCGGGTGACCACCGGCGCGGCGAGACGGTGCGGGTCGTGCTGGGCGAGGATCTTGCCCTGCTTCGTCACGGTCTCATCCGGATGCTGGAGTCGTCCGGCTTCGACGTGATCGCCTGGGCCGACAACGGTCCCGACCTCAAGGCGGCCCTCATCGAGCACCGGCCCGACGTGGCCGTGGTCGACGTGCGGATGCCTCCCGACCGCACCGACGACGGGCTGCGCGCCGCCATCGAGGCCCGGGCCGTGGTGCCCCGGCTGCCGGTGCTGGTGCTCTCGCAGTTCGTCGAGCCGCTCTACGCCAAGGAGCTGCTGTCGGACGGCCAGGGCGCGGTCGGCTATCTGCTGAAGGACCGGGTCCTGGAGGTCGATCAGTTCATCGAGGCGGTCCAGCGGGTGGCGGCCGGCGGCACCGCGATGGACCCCGAGGTGATCGCCCAGCTGCTGACCGGGCGGTCGCGGGAGCGGTCTCTGGAGCCGTTGAGCCCGCGGGAGCGGGAGGTGCTCTCGCTGATGGCCGAGGGCCGATCCAACGTCGCCGTCGCCCGGCGGCTGTTCATCACGGAGAAGGCCGTCGCGAAGCACATCAACAACATCTTCACGAAGCTCGGCCTGCACCTGTCCGAGGGCGACAACCGCCGTGTGCTGGCGGTTCTCGCGTACCTGGGCGGCTGA
- a CDS encoding DUF2267 domain-containing protein, which translates to MDIDVFLTGIEHGARLHGRRESLRAVSGVLGALADVLPPRASELLEPHLPSEIRTGLAGRARIETPASCRAFLDRITAILYVDQPDNAFLARVVLEHLNASLRVISPAAFAHLVAADLRPLLQAGRPPVARTQPAAGALVDRIQVPAAVPVLRKQLA; encoded by the coding sequence GTGGATATCGACGTGTTTCTGACCGGAATCGAACACGGGGCCCGGCTCCACGGCCGCCGCGAAAGCCTGCGGGCGGTCAGCGGCGTACTCGGCGCGCTCGCCGACGTCCTGCCGCCCCGGGCGTCGGAGCTGCTCGAGCCCCACCTTCCCAGCGAGATCCGAACCGGGCTGGCCGGGCGCGCGCGGATCGAGACCCCGGCCTCCTGCCGCGCCTTCCTCGACCGGATCACCGCGATCCTGTACGTGGACCAGCCGGACAACGCGTTCCTGGCGCGCGTGGTCCTGGAACACCTCAACGCGTCCCTGCGGGTGATCAGCCCGGCCGCGTTCGCGCACCTGGTCGCCGCCGATCTGCGCCCGTTGCTGCAGGCGGGGCGCCCGCCTGTCGCCCGTACCCAACCGGCTGCCGGAGCTCTCGTGGACCGCATCCAGGTGCCCGCAGCCGTGCCGGTCCTGCGCAAGCAGCTGGCTTAG
- a CDS encoding PQQ-dependent sugar dehydrogenase, with the protein MSRRRPATILARLLVLASSALLLTSVSATGTAAAGPAATHAVPLSELSVVSEQVAYGLQRPIALTGLPDGRMLIAEKNGTVRAYHPDTGLAAEPVLDLTARIDTSDNERGLLGITPAPNFARTGMLYVAYTSLPAGALTLARLPLAAPERLQVLLTQEHAEYGNHNGGQVAFGRDGYLYWSTGDGGHANDPFKAGQDLSTLLGKIVRIDVSRACGAKPYCVPATNPFVRTPGARPEIWLYGLRNPWRFSVDPVDNSLWIGDVGQGLVEEINHIRPWQGGSNLGWSCKEGTPVFDQEQCRPGVRYVDPVFEYEHFLTESCSVIGGVVYRGSRTPEAWGTYVASDYCAPRVYAVRPQRGGGYETATIGTFPTQPTAIAADVHGELYVLSDYPGWLSRVRFERL; encoded by the coding sequence ATGTCGCGACGCCGCCCGGCCACCATCCTGGCCCGTCTGCTCGTTCTCGCCTCGTCCGCGCTGCTGCTGACCTCGGTGTCGGCGACCGGCACCGCCGCAGCCGGCCCAGCTGCCACCCACGCGGTGCCACTCAGCGAACTGAGCGTGGTGTCGGAACAGGTCGCTTACGGTCTGCAGCGCCCGATCGCGCTCACCGGGCTGCCGGACGGCCGGATGCTGATAGCGGAGAAGAACGGCACCGTCCGCGCCTACCACCCCGACACCGGCCTGGCGGCCGAGCCGGTGCTCGACCTGACCGCCCGCATCGACACGTCGGACAACGAACGAGGCCTCCTCGGCATCACGCCCGCGCCGAACTTCGCCCGGACCGGGATGCTCTACGTCGCCTACACGAGCCTGCCGGCCGGCGCGCTGACACTGGCGCGGCTGCCCCTCGCCGCCCCGGAACGGCTGCAGGTGCTGCTCACCCAGGAGCACGCCGAGTACGGCAACCACAACGGCGGGCAGGTCGCGTTCGGGCGTGACGGCTACCTCTACTGGTCCACCGGCGACGGCGGCCACGCGAACGACCCCTTCAAAGCCGGTCAGGACCTCAGCACCCTGCTCGGCAAGATCGTGCGGATCGACGTCAGCCGCGCCTGCGGGGCGAAACCCTACTGCGTGCCCGCCACCAACCCGTTCGTCCGCACACCGGGCGCACGGCCGGAGATCTGGCTCTACGGGCTGCGCAACCCGTGGCGGTTCTCGGTCGACCCGGTCGACAACTCGCTGTGGATCGGCGACGTCGGCCAGGGTCTGGTCGAAGAGATCAACCACATCCGCCCCTGGCAGGGCGGATCGAACCTGGGCTGGTCCTGCAAGGAGGGCACCCCGGTGTTCGACCAGGAGCAATGCCGGCCAGGCGTGCGGTACGTCGACCCCGTCTTCGAATACGAACACTTCCTCACGGAGAGTTGCTCGGTGATCGGCGGGGTGGTGTACCGAGGGTCGCGGACCCCCGAGGCGTGGGGAACCTACGTCGCGAGCGACTACTGCGCACCCCGGGTGTACGCCGTGCGGCCCCAGCGCGGAGGCGGCTACGAGACCGCGACGATCGGCACGTTCCCCACCCAGCCGACCGCGATCGCCGCCGACGTGCACGGCGAGCTGTACGTGCTCAGCGACTACCCGGGATGGCTCAGCCGAGTCCGGTTCGAACGGCTCTGA